From a region of the Chrysemys picta bellii isolate R12L10 chromosome 7, ASM1138683v2, whole genome shotgun sequence genome:
- the RPL32 gene encoding large ribosomal subunit protein eL32: MPALRPLVKPKIVKKRTKKFIRHQSDRYVKIKRNWRKPRGIDNRARRRFKGQILMPNIGYGSNRKTKHMLPTGFKKFLVHNVKELEVLLMSNKSYCAEIAHNVSSKNRKVIVERAAQLAIKITNPNARLRSEENE, from the exons ATGCCTGCCCTCAGACCCCTGGTGAAACCTAAGATCGTCAAGAAGAGAACCAAGAAGTTCATCCGCCATCAATCAGATCGCTATGTCAAGATCAAG CGCAACTGGCGTAAACCAAGAGGTATCGATAACAGAGCTCGCAGGAGGTTCAAGGGCCAAATCTTGATGCCCAACATTGGTTATGGTAGCAATAGAAAGACGAAACACATGCTGCCCACAGGATTCAAAAAGTTTCTGGTCCACAATGTCAAAGAACTTGAGGTGCTGCTGATGAGTAACAA gtCTTATTGTGCAGAGATTGCTCACAACGTTTCCTCCAAGAACCGCAAGGTAATCGTGGAACGAGCAGCTCAGCTTGCAATCAAGATCACCAATCCAAATGCCAGACTGCGCAGCGAGGAAAACGAATAA
- the EFCAB12 gene encoding EF-hand calcium-binding domain-containing protein 12 isoform X1 yields MTGEDLLKDTTSVKPELVLQHCFKQYKLRDLYPKFFFKVKPSKFGPPKSRRRIIIAPPMVRPASDGSKPIQTTAIDEKEEAAAWQVTPEVESCPHTPEEPSEAGDDLPKLEAWITERRKLRSQLDSLVDVEKWLSQKLCTSEQEDRVLENLQNCRAMRKAERQLAATRNLENLLPKHDLPPRRRVIPIINAPYPQSLITLHNLLHKQKLKMVDLFRKADKDKKQFMRSDFIKVIKGAKVPISDNDLEDVIIFLTSSKRGNFITSDDLVECQNIWLDTMRDQTKQPGERKTACPRFHTRKAISKTVSRPASAAGKTKETQPLAPSEPGTKLTLLEVPPIHTEPDHRPLTYEEMEEIGKRCRDRKRWEKAKVNPIQWMERCRLVRSGNKAIDEHCLPSTMESEMGEIIDQHRRTCYMVYLQCLKLCKEYNIPLTEKVLEKALLYPGDKIIKEGAYVRKIRQPGGPYTTMDGSHHQRRLLLSRQGLRNALKRNAKNGMHGTGIKGQLHGKQKAYRGSWMSFEDYEQLTRRLHAKWSNLSYKSHDNNFWPGHLLDKLRIYLPQIEPSQEHALFSYVRPTPPVYPGVYNPHRSWPISDQGYVTYGNTETQKLNAPTSLLSDPSEIQENVPACVNTDQA; encoded by the exons ATGACTGGGGAAGATTTGCTCAAAGACACTACCAGCGTCAAGCCGGAACTGGTCTTACAGCACTGTTTTAAACAATACAAACTCAGAGATTTGTATCCAAAGTTTTTCTTTAAAGTGAAACCAAGTAAATTTGGGCCACCCAAATCCAGACGTCGCATTATTATCGCGCCTCCAATGGTAAGACCAGCTTCTGATGGTTCAAAACCCATTCAGACCACTGCCATCGATGAAAAGGAGGAAGCTGCTGCCTGGCAAGTGACCCCTGAGGTAGAAAGCTGTCCCCACACTCCAGAAGAACCTTCAGAGGCAGGAGATGATCTACCAAAGCTGGAAGCTTGGATAACGGAAAGGAGAAAGCTCCGGTCTCAACTGGATAGCCTTGTGGATGTTGAAAAATGGCTAAGTCAAAAACTTTGCACCAGTGAGCAAGAAGATAGAGTCCTGGAAAACTTACAAAACTGCAGAGCAATGAGGAAGGCTGAAAGGCAGTTAGCTGCGACCAGAAATCTTGAA AACCTGCTGCCAAAGCACGACCTGCCTCCTCGAAGAAGAGTCATCCCCATTATCAACGCTCCCTATCCCCAGTCCCTCATCACCCTGCATAACCTTCTGCACAAACAAAAGCTCAAGATGGTGGATTTATTCAGGAAGGCGGATAAGGACAAGAAGCAGTTCATGAGATCAGACTTCATTAAAGTTATCAAGGGG gccaAAGTCCCTATCAGTGACAATGACCTGGAAGATGTGATCATCTTCCTTACTTCTTCAAAACGTGGGAATTTTATAACCAGTGACGATCTGGTTGAATGTCAAAATATATGGCTGGATACAATGAGAGATCAGACGAAACAACCTGGGGAGAGAAAAACAG CATGTCCCCGATTTCACACCCGAAAAGCTATTTCTAAAACTGTTAGTCGTCCAGCATCTGCTGCTGGCAAAACCAAAGAGACACAGCCACTAGCTCCTAGTGAACCTGGAACAAAGTTAACACTGTTAGAAGTTCCTCCTATCCACACCGAACCGGATCACAGACCTCTAACCTATGAGGAAATGGAGGAGATTGGGAAGAGATGCAGAGATAGGAAACGATGGGAGAAG GCCAAGGTCAATCCAATACAATGGATGGAACGCTGTCGACTGGTGAGATCTGGAAACAAGGCCATTGATGAACATTGCTTGCCATCTACAATGGAGAGTGAAATGGGGGAAATAATTGATCAGCATCGAAGGACCTGCTACATGGTCTATCTGCAGTGTCTCAAATTATGCAAAGAATATAACATTCCGCTTACCGAAAAGGTCCTGGAAAAAG CCCTGCTGTACCCAGGagacaaaataataaaagaaGGAGCATATGTGCGGAAGATCAGACAGCCGGGGGGTCCCTATACAACAATGGATGGGAGTCACCACCAAAGACGACTGCTTTTAAGCAGACAAGGATTAAGAAATGCATTAAAAAGGAACGCCAAAAATGG AATGCATGGTACAGGGATTAAGGGGCAACTACATGGAAAGCAGAAGGCATACAGAGGCAGCTGGATGTCATTTGAGGATTATGAACAGTTAACAAG ACGTCTGCATGCGAAGTGGTCTAATCTGAGCTACAAGTCTCACGACAATAACTTCTGGCCAGGTCACCTTCTGGACAAGCTGCGTATTTACCTCCCACAGATAGAGCCTAGTCAGGAGCATGCCCTGTTCAGCTATGTTCGTCCAACACCACCTGTCTATCCTGGTGTCTACAACCCACACCGCAGCTGGCCAATCAGTGACCAGGGATACGTGACCTATGGAAATACTGAGACTCAAAA GTTGAATGCACCTACTTCATTGCTGAGCGACCCAAGTGAAATTCAAGAGAATGTGCCAGCATGTGTTAATACTGATCAGGCTTGA
- the EFCAB12 gene encoding EF-hand calcium-binding domain-containing protein 12 isoform X2 encodes MTGEDLLKDTTSVKPELVLQHCFKQYKLRDLYPKFFFKVKPSKFGPPKSRRRIIIAPPMVRPASDGSKPIQTTAIDEKEEAAAWQVTPEVESCPHTPEEPSEAGDDLPKLEAWITERRKLRSQLDSLVDVEKWLSQKLCTSEQEDRVLENLQNCRAMRKAERQLAATRNLENLLPKHDLPPRRRVIPIINAPYPQSLITLHNLLHKQKLKMVDLFRKADKDKKQFMRSDFIKVIKGAKVPISDNDLEDVIIFLTSSKRGNFITSDDLVECQNIWLDTMRDQTKQPGERKTACPRFHTRKAISKTVSRPASAAGKTKETQPLAPSEPGTKLTLLEVPPIHTEPDHRPLTYEEMEEIGKRCRDRKRWEKAKVNPIQWMERCRLVRSGNKAIDEHCLPSTMESEMGEIIDQHRRTCYMVYLQCLKLCKEYNIPLTEKVLEKALLYPGDKIIKEGAYVRKIRQPGGPYTTMDGSHHQRRLLLSRQGLRNALKRNAKNGMHGTGIKGQLHGKQKAYRGSWMSFEDYEQLTRRLHAKWSNLSYKSHDNNFWPGHLLDKLRIYLPQIEPSQEHALFSYVRPTPPVYPGVYNPHRSWPISDQGYVTYGNTETQKY; translated from the exons ATGACTGGGGAAGATTTGCTCAAAGACACTACCAGCGTCAAGCCGGAACTGGTCTTACAGCACTGTTTTAAACAATACAAACTCAGAGATTTGTATCCAAAGTTTTTCTTTAAAGTGAAACCAAGTAAATTTGGGCCACCCAAATCCAGACGTCGCATTATTATCGCGCCTCCAATGGTAAGACCAGCTTCTGATGGTTCAAAACCCATTCAGACCACTGCCATCGATGAAAAGGAGGAAGCTGCTGCCTGGCAAGTGACCCCTGAGGTAGAAAGCTGTCCCCACACTCCAGAAGAACCTTCAGAGGCAGGAGATGATCTACCAAAGCTGGAAGCTTGGATAACGGAAAGGAGAAAGCTCCGGTCTCAACTGGATAGCCTTGTGGATGTTGAAAAATGGCTAAGTCAAAAACTTTGCACCAGTGAGCAAGAAGATAGAGTCCTGGAAAACTTACAAAACTGCAGAGCAATGAGGAAGGCTGAAAGGCAGTTAGCTGCGACCAGAAATCTTGAA AACCTGCTGCCAAAGCACGACCTGCCTCCTCGAAGAAGAGTCATCCCCATTATCAACGCTCCCTATCCCCAGTCCCTCATCACCCTGCATAACCTTCTGCACAAACAAAAGCTCAAGATGGTGGATTTATTCAGGAAGGCGGATAAGGACAAGAAGCAGTTCATGAGATCAGACTTCATTAAAGTTATCAAGGGG gccaAAGTCCCTATCAGTGACAATGACCTGGAAGATGTGATCATCTTCCTTACTTCTTCAAAACGTGGGAATTTTATAACCAGTGACGATCTGGTTGAATGTCAAAATATATGGCTGGATACAATGAGAGATCAGACGAAACAACCTGGGGAGAGAAAAACAG CATGTCCCCGATTTCACACCCGAAAAGCTATTTCTAAAACTGTTAGTCGTCCAGCATCTGCTGCTGGCAAAACCAAAGAGACACAGCCACTAGCTCCTAGTGAACCTGGAACAAAGTTAACACTGTTAGAAGTTCCTCCTATCCACACCGAACCGGATCACAGACCTCTAACCTATGAGGAAATGGAGGAGATTGGGAAGAGATGCAGAGATAGGAAACGATGGGAGAAG GCCAAGGTCAATCCAATACAATGGATGGAACGCTGTCGACTGGTGAGATCTGGAAACAAGGCCATTGATGAACATTGCTTGCCATCTACAATGGAGAGTGAAATGGGGGAAATAATTGATCAGCATCGAAGGACCTGCTACATGGTCTATCTGCAGTGTCTCAAATTATGCAAAGAATATAACATTCCGCTTACCGAAAAGGTCCTGGAAAAAG CCCTGCTGTACCCAGGagacaaaataataaaagaaGGAGCATATGTGCGGAAGATCAGACAGCCGGGGGGTCCCTATACAACAATGGATGGGAGTCACCACCAAAGACGACTGCTTTTAAGCAGACAAGGATTAAGAAATGCATTAAAAAGGAACGCCAAAAATGG AATGCATGGTACAGGGATTAAGGGGCAACTACATGGAAAGCAGAAGGCATACAGAGGCAGCTGGATGTCATTTGAGGATTATGAACAGTTAACAAG ACGTCTGCATGCGAAGTGGTCTAATCTGAGCTACAAGTCTCACGACAATAACTTCTGGCCAGGTCACCTTCTGGACAAGCTGCGTATTTACCTCCCACAGATAGAGCCTAGTCAGGAGCATGCCCTGTTCAGCTATGTTCGTCCAACACCACCTGTCTATCCTGGTGTCTACAACCCACACCGCAGCTGGCCAATCAGTGACCAGGGATACGTGACCTATGGAAATACTGAGACTCAAAAGTATTGA